One window from the genome of Candidatus Sysuiplasma acidicola encodes:
- a CDS encoding 2,5-diamino-6-(ribosylamino)-4(3H)-pyrimidinone 5'-phosphate reductase, with protein MPRPYIAVNCAASIDGRISTVSRHRVFLSCPEDLERVMKLRNNVDAVAVGIGTVLADDPALTVRPRSGKQPVRVIFDSHGRVPEGAKILDGRARTVIFTSDECERNVEGAEILRCGSGRVDLKHAVQLLREMGVKRLLVEGGGGLIFGFLSSRLVDAMTVYTAPVIIGGSGAPTVADGTGFADARSFSRLRLESVVRLGPGFLATYRRGGDGPG; from the coding sequence CTGCCCAGGCCATATATCGCTGTCAACTGCGCCGCCTCAATCGACGGCAGGATATCGACTGTCTCTAGACACAGGGTTTTTCTGTCATGCCCGGAGGACCTCGAGCGCGTGATGAAGCTCAGAAACAACGTTGATGCCGTTGCCGTCGGTATAGGCACTGTCCTTGCCGACGACCCAGCACTCACAGTCCGGCCCCGTTCCGGAAAGCAACCTGTCAGGGTGATATTCGACTCGCACGGGAGAGTGCCCGAAGGCGCGAAAATTCTTGACGGGCGCGCCAGGACAGTGATATTCACATCGGATGAGTGTGAACGCAATGTGGAGGGCGCAGAGATCCTGCGGTGCGGTTCAGGTCGTGTTGACCTGAAGCACGCAGTGCAGCTCCTGCGCGAAATGGGTGTGAAAAGACTGCTCGTCGAAGGGGGTGGCGGACTGATTTTCGGTTTCCTCTCGTCACGGCTTGTCGATGCCATGACTGTTTACACCGCACCCGTGATCATCGGAGGTTCAGGAGCACCTACCGTCGCAGACGGCACCGGGTTTGCCGACGCGCGGAGTTTTTCACGGCTGCGGCTCGAAAGCGTCGTGCGTCTGGGTCCGGGGTTTCTAGCGACGTACAGGAGAGGTGGTGATGGGCCAGGATGA
- a CDS encoding cation:proton antiporter, which yields MFTDSTLFFQFGVIMLLAFIGAGLSARLGQSVILGYMIVGVMIGPFMKFSILGITYTGLIQNTVLLGYFAKMGLVLLLFFVGLEFSISKLKKTRTAATILAIFNFGMDMFIAVLLGVFMRWPMEDVFFLGAIIATGSSAVAAKGLMDIGKLSAPETEFIIGMSVVEDFIAMLLLTIAGGLMTRTGGGPGSLWQLVTYVGAFYLFFVLLAVIVIPRVMKHIEVIKNDEMFILFALGIVFISVALADALYVQSLIGAFFIGMVFAETTMTERLKDNLMSMRDAFVAIFFVYFGMMINPAVLLQVLPLIAVAVPLMLFSDIVLTSSVAMLIGFPSRHSLFVGAASTFRGAESMLFASVGGSSVGASYSEQLYAVAGPFSLIMDLIALPLLKKSASITLRFSSIVPVYIKFSASLISRTFSKLVMPQSLQIYGNARRTTLPLWGFILASSVAIFVSYPLKVIPLAVAGVSAILSVSILRKDLVSSINLINYTNIGVGSSSSARILSLVMRLVSGLMVAVLGVIAIAGFYVPLSLIPVALFAAYMLKTMHTAYTEMGKRSVVYESPHIAFGGAVTKDAGLRGPNTSRAPAHFETFSGAQNAFSSVDRPKVGYVKMKKGMNAEKKKFQDGIYPPRLK from the coding sequence TTGTTCACTGATTCAACGCTCTTCTTTCAGTTCGGCGTAATAATGCTGCTCGCATTCATAGGAGCCGGGCTGTCGGCGCGGCTTGGCCAGTCTGTCATACTGGGCTACATGATCGTGGGTGTGATGATCGGGCCGTTCATGAAATTCAGTATTCTTGGCATCACCTACACGGGACTCATACAAAATACGGTGCTGCTGGGCTATTTTGCCAAAATGGGACTCGTGCTGCTGCTTTTCTTCGTGGGACTCGAATTTTCAATAAGCAAGCTGAAGAAGACCAGGACGGCAGCGACGATTCTTGCCATCTTCAACTTCGGAATGGATATGTTCATTGCAGTCCTGCTTGGCGTCTTTATGCGCTGGCCGATGGAGGACGTATTTTTCCTCGGTGCGATTATTGCCACGGGGTCATCAGCAGTTGCCGCAAAAGGCTTAATGGATATCGGAAAGCTCTCCGCTCCTGAAACCGAATTCATTATTGGAATGAGTGTTGTCGAGGATTTTATCGCAATGCTTCTCCTGACCATTGCTGGCGGACTCATGACCAGAACCGGCGGAGGACCCGGAAGTCTCTGGCAACTGGTGACCTACGTTGGAGCGTTCTACCTGTTCTTCGTGCTGCTGGCTGTAATCGTTATTCCACGCGTAATGAAGCACATAGAAGTGATAAAGAATGATGAAATGTTCATACTGTTCGCGCTTGGAATCGTGTTCATATCTGTCGCACTTGCGGATGCCCTCTACGTCCAGTCGCTCATTGGCGCGTTCTTTATCGGCATGGTGTTTGCCGAAACGACAATGACGGAACGGCTGAAAGACAACCTGATGTCCATGAGGGATGCATTCGTGGCAATCTTCTTCGTCTATTTCGGCATGATGATAAATCCTGCGGTGCTCCTGCAGGTGCTGCCGCTGATCGCAGTGGCCGTGCCGCTCATGCTTTTCAGCGACATCGTGCTCACCTCTTCGGTGGCTATGCTCATAGGCTTCCCGTCCAGGCACTCGCTCTTCGTCGGTGCCGCTTCCACATTCAGAGGTGCGGAGTCCATGCTTTTCGCAAGCGTTGGCGGCAGTTCGGTGGGTGCAAGCTACTCAGAACAGCTTTATGCGGTGGCCGGACCATTTTCGCTTATCATGGATCTCATAGCCCTTCCACTTCTGAAGAAATCAGCCAGCATCACACTCAGGTTCTCTTCGATCGTGCCTGTTTACATCAAGTTCAGCGCATCACTGATATCCAGGACGTTTTCAAAGCTGGTCATGCCGCAGTCGCTTCAGATTTACGGCAATGCCCGCAGGACTACGCTGCCCTTATGGGGATTCATACTCGCATCCTCAGTCGCAATCTTCGTTTCCTATCCGCTCAAAGTTATACCGCTCGCAGTCGCAGGCGTGTCGGCAATCCTTTCGGTGTCCATCCTTCGCAAGGATCTGGTTTCGTCAATCAATCTGATTAACTACACAAACATTGGCGTAGGCAGCAGCAGTTCGGCGAGGATTCTGTCACTTGTTATGAGACTCGTTTCGGGACTCATGGTGGCCGTGCTAGGCGTCATAGCAATCGCGGGATTCTATGTGCCGTTGAGCCTGATACCTGTCGCATTATTCGCAGCATATATGCTCAAAACTATGCACACAGCCTACACCGAGATGGGAAAGAGGAGCGTAGTATACGAGTCACCACACATCGCTTTCGGCGGTGCAGTGACAAAGGATGCGGGGTTGCGGGGCCCGAATACATCTCGTGCTCCTGCGCATTTTGAAACGTTCAGCGGAGCGCAGAATGCGTTTTCATCTGTCGACAGGCCAAAAGTTGGTTACGTAAAAATGAAGAAAGGAATGAACGCAGAAAAAAAGAAATTTCAGGATGGGATTTACCCTCCCAGGCTGAAATGA
- a CDS encoding helix-turn-helix transcriptional regulator, with the protein MISSASPGDEETRLAMCRHSTTIYNELSKKWTMPIVFALGTKISLRFNELKRAVAGVSAACLSERLDHLEEMGVVSRQVKPSSPPGVEYALTENGLSLRRILCELSDWADATGAVGQSQGGRQ; encoded by the coding sequence ATGATTTCATCAGCATCCCCGGGAGATGAGGAAACAAGGCTCGCGATGTGCAGACATTCGACGACAATATATAATGAACTGAGCAAAAAATGGACGATGCCGATCGTGTTTGCGCTTGGCACAAAGATATCGTTGCGTTTCAACGAACTGAAAAGAGCAGTCGCCGGCGTTAGCGCCGCCTGCCTTTCGGAGCGCCTGGACCATCTGGAGGAGATGGGAGTTGTCAGCAGGCAGGTGAAGCCGTCTTCGCCTCCGGGCGTCGAATACGCGCTCACTGAGAACGGCCTTTCACTGCGGAGGATTCTCTGCGAACTATCTGACTGGGCGGACGCAACCGGCGCTGTCGGTCAGAGTCAGGGCGGAAGACAGTAA